The following are encoded in a window of Paenibacillus polymyxa genomic DNA:
- a CDS encoding NAD(P)/FAD-dependent oxidoreductase, producing MELISGNTYWPSTLEKMLDFPPLAEDLNCDVLIIGGGMGGSICSRLLGERQVDAVVIDKRKLVHGSSSANTGLLQYSSDKTLTSFINTFGEINGVLFYRMCKDALDQLEKLSTTLEIDPSFSRRSSLYYASTSEDVQTLQEEYKQLTRFGFPVEYWDDQQIAARFPFRKPAALYTREDAEVNPFLFAQGLLRSASRLGVRLYEHTEAKHFEFNENEVVCHTNGGIIRAKKVIFATGYETQEIKTDRGAVLESSYAIATNPIGDTPLWHEQCLIWETARPYLYMRSTPEGRIIIGGLDEPVLDANQREIRLLHQQQKLLQTLQEFFPGISFQIDFAWAAVFGSSQDGLPYIGPHPRFPNCYFLEGYGGNGAVTSMMAAQLLADELTGTHRPEMELYSLTRTTKPSPETTEPMV from the coding sequence ATGGAATTGATAAGCGGGAATACATATTGGCCCAGTACCTTGGAGAAAATGTTGGATTTCCCGCCTTTGGCAGAGGATTTAAATTGTGATGTATTGATCATCGGTGGCGGCATGGGTGGATCCATCTGCTCCCGACTGTTGGGAGAACGACAGGTAGACGCCGTGGTTATTGACAAACGCAAGCTAGTACATGGAAGTTCTTCGGCCAATACCGGGCTGCTGCAATATAGCAGTGATAAGACCTTAACTTCCTTCATCAATACGTTTGGTGAAATAAACGGTGTACTGTTTTACCGTATGTGTAAAGATGCTCTGGATCAGTTGGAAAAACTGTCTACCACGCTGGAAATTGATCCGTCTTTTTCACGCCGAAGTAGCCTGTACTATGCAAGTACATCGGAGGATGTGCAGACACTTCAGGAAGAGTACAAACAGCTAACCCGGTTTGGATTTCCCGTCGAATACTGGGATGATCAACAGATTGCTGCCCGATTTCCTTTCCGAAAACCAGCAGCCTTATATACACGCGAAGATGCCGAGGTTAATCCATTTTTGTTCGCCCAAGGACTGCTGCGATCTGCCAGCCGTCTTGGTGTTCGCTTATATGAGCATACGGAAGCCAAGCATTTTGAATTTAACGAAAATGAAGTTGTTTGTCATACCAACGGTGGAATTATCCGAGCGAAAAAAGTTATTTTTGCAACAGGTTATGAAACACAAGAGATTAAAACAGACCGCGGAGCCGTTCTGGAAAGCTCATATGCTATCGCCACCAATCCAATCGGAGATACTCCCTTATGGCATGAACAGTGTCTCATCTGGGAAACCGCTCGTCCTTATCTATATATGCGCTCCACACCGGAAGGACGCATTATTATTGGTGGTTTAGACGAACCTGTACTGGACGCCAATCAACGTGAAATCAGGCTGCTGCACCAACAGCAAAAGCTGCTACAAACGTTACAGGAATTTTTTCCGGGTATATCATTTCAGATCGACTTTGCATGGGCTGCTGTATTCGGCTCCTCTCAAGACGGTTTGCCGTATATTGGTCCACATCCGCGTTTTCCCAACTGCTACTTTTTAGAGGGTTACGGGGGAAATGGAGCAGTCACGAGTATGATGGCCGCACAACTTTTGGCTGATGAACTGACGGGCACACACCGACCTGAAATGGAGCTTTATTCTTTGACCCGTACTACCAAGCCCTCGCCCGAAACAACGGAACCGATGGTTTAA
- a CDS encoding spore coat protein produces the protein MYSQNNMSFMPEEDLLYTILADMKRTVREYTTATTESNCPSVRQMFTDLTNDTLRLQGDLYHLMSQNNMYATPTKALRIDLDKQIQEARKTQQECQQFIQQKSASAGVYGQSMHQQGQSTHQNNPYYM, from the coding sequence ATGTATTCACAAAACAATATGTCATTTATGCCCGAAGAAGATTTGCTCTATACCATTCTTGCTGATATGAAACGTACGGTGCGCGAGTACACAACGGCGACGACAGAATCCAATTGCCCGTCTGTGCGTCAGATGTTCACCGACCTTACGAATGATACATTGCGTCTGCAAGGTGATTTGTATCATCTGATGAGCCAAAACAATATGTATGCCACTCCGACTAAAGCACTGCGCATCGATTTGGACAAACAGATTCAAGAAGCTCGCAAGACCCAACAAGAATGCCAACAGTTCATTCAGCAAAAGTCGGCATCCGCGGGAGTATATGGCCAATCTATGCACCAGCAAGGCCAGTCTACTCATCAAAACAACCCTTATTATATGTAA
- a CDS encoding Lrp/AsnC family transcriptional regulator → MTELNELKLKVLELLKEDARRTPTLLATMLGVDEQDVRTSIKELEDQHVIVKYAAVVNWDKVDDEKVTALIEVQITPERGRGFEGIAERIYLYPQVKSVYLMSGAYDLLVEVEGRNLREVANFVSEKLSPIDSVLSTKTNFTLKKYKQDGIIFEDHQEDNRLMISP, encoded by the coding sequence ATGACAGAGCTGAATGAATTGAAATTAAAAGTGCTGGAATTGTTAAAAGAAGATGCGAGAAGAACACCGACTCTATTGGCTACTATGCTGGGGGTTGACGAGCAGGATGTTCGCACCTCAATTAAAGAGCTCGAAGACCAACATGTGATCGTCAAATACGCCGCTGTAGTCAATTGGGACAAAGTCGACGACGAAAAGGTTACCGCTTTGATCGAAGTACAGATTACACCCGAGCGTGGAAGAGGCTTTGAAGGGATTGCAGAACGGATTTATTTGTATCCGCAAGTTAAATCGGTCTATCTCATGTCCGGAGCATACGATTTGCTGGTAGAGGTTGAAGGCCGCAATCTCCGTGAGGTCGCTAATTTTGTGTCGGAAAAACTGTCGCCTATTGATTCGGTCTTGTCTACCAAGACTAATTTTACGCTTAAAAAATACAAGCAGGACGGAATTATCTTTGAGGACCATCAGGAAGATAATCGTCTGATGATTTCGCCGTAA
- a CDS encoding aminotransferase class I/II-fold pyridoxal phosphate-dependent enzyme produces the protein MNLKTEAFTDSNKAMSSYLSPLVREIPSSGIRKFFDLVGGNKDIITLGVGEPDFTTPWHMREACVYSLERGFTSYTSNAGTPELREAISDYLNEQFEVRYDPKNEIIVTVGGSEAIDLALRALIVPGDEILVPEPCYISYSPITSIGGGIPVGIETFAKDEFKLTAEALEAKITPKSKVLILCYPSNPTGATMTYEDWLPIAEVVEKHDLIVISDEIYAELNYGEKHVSFAAMPGMMDRTILVSGFSKAFAMTGWRIGYTCGHPDLIAAMLKIHQYTVMCAPSMGQVAALEGLRNGLGEKDRMVEAYNQRRRLMVEGFREIGLECHEPRGAFYVFPSIQSTGLSSDEFAQRLLAEAKVAAVPGNVFGLGGEGYLRCSYATSVAQLTEALDRIGHFVEKVRKEG, from the coding sequence ATGAATCTCAAAACAGAAGCATTTACCGACAGTAACAAAGCCATGAGTTCCTATTTGTCCCCGTTGGTGCGCGAGATCCCATCTTCGGGTATTCGTAAGTTTTTTGACTTGGTGGGTGGCAACAAGGATATTATTACCCTTGGTGTAGGCGAACCGGATTTTACAACCCCTTGGCATATGAGGGAAGCCTGTGTCTATTCATTGGAGCGAGGTTTTACCAGCTACACGTCTAATGCGGGAACGCCAGAACTGCGTGAAGCGATTAGTGATTATCTGAATGAGCAATTTGAAGTCCGTTATGATCCCAAAAATGAGATTATCGTAACCGTTGGGGGAAGCGAGGCGATTGATCTTGCTTTGCGTGCGTTAATTGTACCTGGCGACGAAATTCTCGTGCCCGAGCCATGCTACATTTCATATTCTCCAATCACTTCGATTGGAGGCGGGATTCCAGTAGGTATTGAAACATTTGCTAAGGATGAATTCAAGCTGACGGCTGAAGCACTGGAGGCAAAAATTACACCTAAATCCAAGGTGTTGATTTTATGCTATCCGAGCAATCCAACTGGGGCTACGATGACTTATGAAGATTGGCTTCCGATTGCCGAAGTCGTGGAAAAACATGATTTGATCGTCATTTCTGATGAAATTTATGCTGAATTGAATTATGGAGAAAAGCATGTCAGTTTTGCCGCTATGCCTGGTATGATGGATCGTACGATTCTCGTCAGTGGTTTTTCCAAAGCCTTCGCCATGACAGGCTGGCGTATTGGATATACATGCGGGCATCCAGATCTGATTGCCGCTATGCTCAAAATCCATCAGTACACCGTAATGTGTGCGCCTTCTATGGGTCAAGTTGCGGCACTGGAAGGCTTGCGGAATGGTTTGGGTGAGAAAGATCGTATGGTAGAAGCCTATAATCAGCGTCGCCGTCTGATGGTTGAAGGGTTCCGGGAAATCGGCCTGGAGTGCCATGAGCCAAGAGGGGCTTTTTACGTTTTCCCTAGTATTCAAAGCACGGGACTCAGCTCAGATGAATTTGCACAGCGTCTTTTGGCAGAGGCTAAAGTTGCGGCTGTACCGGGTAATGTGTTCGGTTTGGGAGGCGAAGGCTATCTTCGTTGCTCATACGCGACTTCTGTTGCTCAGCTGACGGAGGCACTGGATCGGATTGGTCATTTTGTAGAAAAAGTAAGAAAAGAAGGTTAA